One stretch of Rosistilla oblonga DNA includes these proteins:
- the lexA gene encoding transcriptional repressor LexA → MAISTRLTTRQQTVYDMIRDKIVLRGYGPTVREIGEHFDIKSPNGVMCHLKALERKGLIRRSPNKSRAIELTNDADRSAKSMPMAGQVMAGSGTLTFEKAERKDLSDMFYGEDRFLLEVSGDSMVDAHITDGDMVVVQKQDHAQAGQMVVAQTTQGDVTLKYWYPEEGRIRLQPANREMEPIYVREATVIGIVVGVVRSV, encoded by the coding sequence ATGGCTATTTCGACCCGGCTGACGACGCGACAACAGACCGTTTATGACATGATCCGCGACAAGATTGTGTTGCGTGGTTATGGACCAACGGTTCGCGAGATTGGAGAACATTTCGACATCAAATCGCCCAATGGCGTGATGTGTCATCTGAAGGCGTTGGAACGGAAAGGTCTGATCCGTCGCAGTCCCAATAAATCCCGCGCGATCGAATTGACCAACGATGCCGATCGTTCCGCGAAGAGTATGCCGATGGCTGGCCAAGTGATGGCAGGCAGCGGCACGCTAACCTTTGAGAAGGCCGAGCGTAAAGACCTCAGCGATATGTTCTACGGCGAGGATCGCTTCCTGTTGGAGGTCTCTGGCGATTCGATGGTCGATGCTCACATCACCGACGGCGACATGGTCGTTGTGCAAAAACAAGATCATGCCCAGGCTGGGCAGATGGTCGTCGCCCAGACCACGCAAGGTGATGTCACGCTGAAGTACTGGTATCCCGAAGAGGGACGCATCCGGTTGCAGCCGGCAAATCGCGAAATGGAACCGATCTACGTTCGCGAAGCGACCGTGATTGGCATTGTCGTCGGCGTTGTCCGCTCGGTCTGA
- a CDS encoding ATP-dependent Clp protease ATP-binding subunit, which produces MYERFTDRARKVMQLANQEAQRFNHEYIGTEHILLGLVKEGSGVAANVLKNLEVDLRKIRLEVEKLVQSGPEMVTMGKLPQTPRAKKVIEYSMEEARNLNHNYVGTEHILLGLLREQEGVAAQVLMNLGLKLEDVREEVLNLLGHGLEGAEVGDRGGREGGGEGASSGKGSKSKTPALDSFGRDLTELAKKGELDPVIGREREIERSIQVLCRRTKNNPVLLGEAGVGKTAIVEGFAQRVIEGEVPEILAEKRIVVLDLAMMVAGTKYRGQFEERIKAVMNEVRRAKNTILFIDELHTLVGAGGAEGAIDAANVLKPALARGEIQCIGATTLDEYRKYIEKDSALARRFQEIIVEPTGKKETIEILKGLRERYEEHHRVQITDDAVVAAVEMSERYITARCLPDKAIDVIDEAGARVRLRTMTRPPDLKEIDEEVDALNKSKEDAVANQDFEKAASLRDQAEKLRKKKEQITVEWREKSQQTDGVVDEEVIAEVVSKMTGIPLTRLSTEDSLRLMKMEDELHKRVVSQDAAVSAIAKAVRRSRSGLKDPKRPTGCFVFAGPTGVGKTLLAKSLAEFMFGDSDALIHIDMSEYMEKHNVSRLIGAPPGYVGYEEGGQLTEKIRRRPYAVVLLDEIEKAHPDVFNMLLQVMEEGRLTDSFGRHVDFRNCILIMTTNAGADAIKNESAFGFQKPDDDASYDSMKSRVMDQIERVFRPEFLNRLDDTIIFRHLTEDDLKRVIDFEMSKVRERLQDRGFDLVLSDDSKEFLIKMGANLDYGARPLRRALEQRIEDPLSEELLQGAFEGSDTIVVDAVKDDEGKTLRLKFHGEKRREDIAPEEPVGAAAGTDADKPESTEE; this is translated from the coding sequence ATGTACGAAAGATTTACTGACCGCGCCCGCAAAGTGATGCAACTGGCCAATCAAGAGGCCCAGCGATTCAATCACGAATACATCGGTACCGAACACATCCTGTTAGGCCTCGTGAAAGAGGGAAGCGGCGTTGCGGCCAATGTGCTGAAGAACCTGGAAGTCGATCTCCGCAAGATTCGCTTAGAGGTGGAAAAGCTGGTCCAAAGCGGCCCTGAAATGGTCACGATGGGCAAGCTGCCTCAGACGCCTCGCGCCAAGAAGGTGATCGAGTACTCGATGGAAGAGGCTCGCAACCTGAACCACAATTACGTCGGCACCGAGCACATCCTGCTGGGCCTGCTGCGTGAACAAGAAGGCGTCGCCGCTCAGGTTCTGATGAACTTGGGACTGAAGCTGGAAGATGTTCGCGAAGAAGTCCTGAACCTGCTGGGCCACGGACTCGAAGGTGCCGAAGTCGGCGACCGCGGCGGACGCGAAGGTGGCGGCGAAGGCGCTTCGTCGGGCAAGGGAAGCAAGTCGAAGACCCCTGCTCTGGACAGCTTCGGCCGCGACCTGACCGAACTGGCCAAGAAGGGCGAACTGGATCCTGTCATCGGCCGCGAACGCGAGATCGAACGCTCGATCCAAGTTCTGTGTCGCCGTACAAAAAACAACCCCGTCCTGCTGGGCGAAGCGGGCGTTGGCAAGACCGCCATCGTCGAAGGCTTTGCACAGCGCGTGATCGAAGGCGAAGTGCCCGAGATCTTGGCTGAAAAGCGGATCGTCGTACTGGACCTCGCGATGATGGTCGCGGGAACCAAATACCGCGGTCAATTCGAAGAACGCATCAAAGCGGTCATGAACGAAGTTCGTCGTGCCAAGAACACGATCCTGTTCATCGACGAATTGCACACGCTTGTAGGTGCCGGTGGTGCCGAGGGCGCGATCGACGCGGCTAACGTGCTGAAGCCAGCACTGGCTCGCGGCGAGATCCAGTGCATCGGAGCGACGACGCTGGACGAGTACCGCAAGTACATTGAAAAGGACAGCGCTCTGGCGCGTCGTTTCCAAGAGATCATCGTCGAACCGACGGGCAAAAAGGAAACGATCGAGATCCTCAAGGGACTCCGCGAACGCTACGAAGAGCACCATCGCGTGCAGATCACCGACGATGCGGTTGTCGCCGCTGTCGAGATGAGCGAACGCTACATCACCGCTCGCTGCCTGCCCGACAAGGCGATCGACGTGATCGACGAAGCCGGTGCTCGGGTGCGATTGCGCACGATGACTCGTCCACCAGACTTGAAAGAGATCGACGAAGAAGTCGATGCTCTGAACAAGAGCAAGGAAGACGCCGTCGCCAACCAAGACTTCGAGAAGGCCGCTTCGCTGCGAGACCAAGCTGAAAAGCTTCGCAAGAAGAAGGAACAGATCACCGTCGAATGGCGCGAGAAGAGCCAGCAGACCGATGGTGTGGTCGACGAAGAAGTGATCGCCGAAGTGGTCAGCAAGATGACCGGCATTCCATTGACCCGACTGTCGACCGAAGACAGCCTGCGGTTGATGAAAATGGAAGACGAACTGCACAAGCGAGTCGTCAGCCAAGATGCCGCTGTCAGCGCGATCGCCAAAGCGGTTCGCCGCAGCCGCAGCGGTCTGAAGGATCCGAAACGACCTACCGGTTGCTTCGTGTTCGCCGGACCAACGGGTGTCGGTAAGACGTTGCTTGCCAAATCGCTGGCGGAATTCATGTTCGGCGATTCGGATGCGTTGATCCACATCGACATGAGCGAATACATGGAGAAGCACAACGTCAGCCGTCTGATCGGTGCCCCTCCCGGATACGTCGGTTACGAAGAAGGCGGTCAATTGACCGAGAAGATTCGTCGCCGTCCGTACGCCGTCGTGCTGTTGGACGAAATCGAAAAGGCTCACCCCGACGTCTTCAACATGTTGTTGCAGGTGATGGAAGAAGGCCGGTTGACCGATTCGTTCGGCCGCCACGTCGATTTCCGGAACTGCATCTTGATCATGACGACCAATGCGGGTGCCGACGCGATCAAAAACGAATCGGCCTTCGGTTTCCAAAAGCCGGACGACGACGCTTCGTACGACAGCATGAAGAGCCGCGTGATGGATCAGATCGAACGCGTCTTCCGCCCCGAGTTCTTGAACCGGTTGGACGACACGATCATCTTCCGCCACTTGACCGAAGATGACCTCAAGCGAGTTATCGACTTCGAAATGTCGAAGGTTCGCGAGCGTCTGCAGGACCGTGGTTTCGACCTGGTCTTGAGCGACGATTCGAAGGAATTCTTGATCAAGATGGGTGCCAACCTCGATTACGGTGCTCGCCCACTGCGTCGTGCGTTGGAGCAACGCATCGAAGATCCGTTGAGCGAAGAACTGCTGCAAGGCGCCTTCGAAGGCTCCGACACGATCGTTGTCGACGCCGTCAAAGACGACGAAGGCAAGACGCTGCGGTTGAAGTTCCACGGTGAAAAACGCCGCGAAGACATCGCCCCCGAAGAACCGGTGGGTGCTGCGGCGGGAACCGACGCGGACAAACCCGAGAGCACCGAAGAGTAA
- a CDS encoding 3-keto-disaccharide hydrolase produces the protein MIRALALSLIGFALPLAAEEFRPDQSQLPVEPPADAIVLFDGESEPKFRSTQGTAINWPIENGSLVSTVSQGEQAVRSNHLVSTLHFRDADLHVEFLIPEGGTGNSGIYIHGNYEVQIIDSHGKQELSQQDAGSVYGFSKPLANACGPRGQWQVYDIRYRAPRRDDQGKITKEGSITAWLNGQQVQRDLQLGEPRSSYHPYRYGATPYLKAIWERQLKTSTGPLFLQDHDNAVRFRNVWVRPLDDKAFIDTSGS, from the coding sequence ATGATACGTGCCCTTGCCCTCAGCCTGATCGGATTCGCTCTGCCTCTGGCGGCCGAAGAGTTTCGCCCCGACCAATCGCAACTGCCCGTCGAACCGCCAGCCGATGCGATCGTGTTATTTGATGGCGAATCGGAGCCGAAGTTTCGCAGCACGCAGGGAACGGCGATCAACTGGCCGATCGAAAACGGCAGCTTGGTTTCGACGGTCTCCCAAGGGGAGCAAGCTGTCCGATCGAACCACTTGGTCTCGACGCTGCACTTCCGCGATGCCGACCTGCACGTGGAATTCCTGATCCCCGAAGGAGGAACCGGAAACAGCGGGATCTACATCCACGGCAACTACGAAGTTCAGATCATCGATTCCCACGGCAAACAGGAACTGAGCCAACAGGACGCCGGGTCGGTCTATGGATTCTCCAAGCCGCTTGCAAATGCTTGCGGTCCTCGCGGGCAATGGCAGGTTTACGACATCCGCTACCGCGCCCCGCGGCGGGACGACCAAGGCAAGATCACTAAAGAGGGCTCGATCACCGCGTGGCTCAACGGACAACAAGTGCAACGCGACTTGCAACTGGGCGAACCGCGATCGAGCTATCATCCGTATCGCTACGGCGCGACGCCCTACTTGAAAGCAATCTGGGAGCGTCAGTTGAAAACCTCGACGGGGCCGCTCTTCCTGCAAGACCACGACAACGCGGTCCGCTTCCGCAACGTCTGGGTTCGCCCGCTGGATGACAAAGCGTTTATCGACACCAGCGGATCGTGA